A genomic region of Acipenser ruthenus chromosome 9, fAciRut3.2 maternal haplotype, whole genome shotgun sequence contains the following coding sequences:
- the LOC131737955 gene encoding basic proline-rich protein-like gives DSEASPPGAGDSGASPPGAGDSGASPPGAGDSGASPPGARDSGASPGAGDSGASPPGAGDSGASPPGARDSGASPPGAGDSGASPPGAGDSGASPPGAGDSGASPPGARDSGASPPGAGDSGASPPGAGDSGASPPGAGDSGASPQGAGDSGASPPGAGDSGASPQGAGDSGASPPGAGDSGASPPGWVSSACFYR, from the coding sequence GACAGCGAGGCTTCTCCCCCAGGCgccggagacagcggggcttctcccccaGGCgccggagacagcggggcttctcccccaGGCgccggagacagcggggcttctcccccaGGCGCCAGAGACAGCGGGGCTTCCCCAGGCgccggagacagcggggcttctcccccaGGCgccggagacagcggggcttctcccccaGGCGCcagagacagcggggcttctcccccaGGCgccggagacagcggggcttctcccccaGGCgccggagacagcggggcttctcccccaGGCgccggagacagcggggcttctcccccaGGCGCcagagacagcggggcttctcccccaGGCgccggagacagcggggcttctcccccaGGCgccggagacagcggggcttctcccccaGGCgccggagacagcggggcttctccccaAGGCgccggagacagcggggcttctcccccaGGCgccggagacagcggggcttctccccaAGGCgccggagacagcggggcttctcccccaGGCgccggagacagcggggcttctcccccaGGCTGGGTCAGTAGTGCGTGTTTTTACCgctga